From a region of the Helianthus annuus cultivar XRQ/B chromosome 5, HanXRQr2.0-SUNRISE, whole genome shotgun sequence genome:
- the LOC110943102 gene encoding uncharacterized protein LOC110943102 — protein MFKPDSNVEILLTSDPNARKTTRNNNNNNKHHVDAHSTSTRIKHKSENEVVNEFVSVEFEPKLKCTRLKLAKSLTIEVANGKSITVDSILHDCFLTLNDHVFLIDLIPMQLGSFNIIVGIDWLRKNHAEIACHEKFVRLPLPPGDTYTSLATDHQRGKGKDVSDVPMVHDFPDVFPEDQPGPPSSLSVDFCIDLIPGATPVAKAPYRLAPSKMQDLSSQL, from the exons ATGTTCAAGCCTGATTCAAATGTGGAGATCCTACTCACCTCCGACCCCAATGCCCGCAAAACAAccaggaacaacaacaacaacaacaagcaccaCGTGGACGCGCATTCAACATCAACACGAATCAAGCACAAAAGCGAAAATGAAGtcgtgaacg AGTTTGTATCCGTTGAATTCGAACCAAAGTTAAAATGTACACGCTTGAAACTTGCAAAATCGTTAACTATAGAAGTTGCCAATGGCAAGTCTATCACCGTTGACTCCATTCTTCACGATTGTTTTCTCACTCTTAACGATCATGTGTTTCTTATCGAcctcatacccatgcaattgggtagtttcaATATCATAGTAGGCATAGATTGGCTTCGTAAGAACCATGCTGAAATCGCTTGCCACGAAAAATTTGTTCGACTTCCTCTTCCACCTGGTGACACTTACACGTCTTTGGCGACAGACCATCAAagg ggcaagggaaaggACGTAAGTGATGTTCCAATGGTTCATGATTTTCCCGATGTTTTCCCCGAAGACCAACCTGGCCCTCCTTCTTCTCTTTCAGTCGATTTTTGCATTGACCTCATCCCCGGTGCTACACCCgttgctaaagctccttatcgtcttgcaccttctaAGATGCAAGATCTATCAAGCCAACTTTAG